In Methylotenera mobilis JLW8, the following are encoded in one genomic region:
- the gndA gene encoding NADP-dependent phosphogluconate dehydrogenase, with product MTTKNADIGLVGLAVMGQNLALNIADHGYTIAVYNRDPKKMVNFIEDCKKNEPSHANVVGHADLASFVLSIKRPRKIILLVKAGSATDVTINALLPFLEQGDIIIDGGNALWTDTIRREKELAAKGIDFIGSGVSGGETGARFGPSLMPSGTRKAWASLEPIWRDIAAKVDPVTGEPLEGGKPGKPVEGGFSCAEYIGPDGAGHYVKMVHNGIEYIDMQLICEAYWLMKNLLGMQADEIGKVFAEWNKGELSSFLIEITADILQQKDPMGKGFLVDQILDTAGQKGTGQWTAANALELGAPANAIAAAVYARALSSLKEERVEASKILKGPAIKVESDKKAIIEAIKNALYCSKICAYAQGFQLIDKAQVAYNWKLNFGEIAQIWRGGCIIRARFLQKITDAYALNSRLKNLMLDPYFTNAMNEGQAGWRKVIALAVTNGIPAQGFASAMAYYDGYRSADLPANLLQGQRDYFGAHTYERKDQPRDQFYHLDWPEAGRPQLEV from the coding sequence ATGACTACAAAGAATGCTGATATTGGCCTAGTTGGCCTAGCTGTTATGGGCCAGAACTTGGCTCTGAATATTGCCGATCATGGCTACACCATTGCGGTTTACAACCGTGACCCAAAAAAAATGGTGAATTTCATTGAAGATTGCAAAAAAAATGAACCATCACATGCCAACGTAGTTGGTCATGCTGACTTGGCTTCTTTTGTTTTAAGCATCAAACGCCCACGTAAAATCATCTTGCTAGTTAAAGCTGGTAGCGCAACTGACGTAACCATCAACGCGTTATTGCCATTCTTAGAGCAAGGCGACATCATTATTGACGGTGGTAACGCATTGTGGACAGATACTATCCGTCGCGAAAAAGAATTAGCGGCTAAAGGGATTGATTTCATCGGTTCTGGCGTTTCAGGCGGTGAGACTGGCGCACGTTTCGGTCCGTCACTCATGCCATCAGGTACACGTAAAGCTTGGGCTAGCTTAGAGCCAATCTGGCGTGATATCGCAGCTAAGGTTGACCCAGTTACTGGCGAGCCATTAGAAGGCGGTAAACCAGGTAAGCCAGTTGAAGGCGGCTTCTCATGTGCTGAATACATTGGTCCAGATGGTGCTGGTCACTACGTAAAAATGGTGCACAACGGTATCGAATACATCGATATGCAATTGATCTGTGAAGCTTACTGGTTGATGAAGAATCTGCTTGGCATGCAAGCGGACGAAATCGGTAAAGTATTTGCTGAGTGGAACAAAGGCGAACTATCAAGCTTCTTGATTGAAATTACTGCTGATATCTTGCAACAAAAAGACCCAATGGGCAAAGGCTTCTTGGTTGATCAAATCTTGGATACCGCTGGTCAAAAAGGTACAGGTCAATGGACAGCAGCGAATGCGCTTGAATTAGGCGCACCAGCGAACGCGATTGCAGCTGCGGTGTACGCACGTGCATTGTCTAGCTTAAAAGAAGAGCGTGTTGAAGCAAGTAAAATCTTGAAAGGCCCAGCGATTAAAGTTGAGTCAGACAAGAAAGCAATTATCGAAGCGATTAAAAACGCTTTGTATTGCTCAAAAATCTGCGCATACGCACAAGGCTTCCAATTGATCGACAAAGCACAAGTGGCTTACAACTGGAAATTGAACTTCGGTGAAATCGCACAAATCTGGCGCGGTGGTTGTATCATCCGTGCACGTTTCTTGCAAAAAATCACTGATGCTTATGCATTGAACTCACGTCTGAAAAACTTGATGCTAGACCCATACTTCACCAACGCGATGAACGAAGGCCAAGCAGGCTGGCGTAAAGTGATTGCCTTGGCAGTGACTAACGGTATTCCAGCACAAGGTTTTGCTTCTGCAATGGCTTACTACGATGGCTACCGCAGTGCAGACCTGCCGGCAAACTTGTTACAAGGTCAACGTGACTACTTCGGCGCACATACTTATGAGCGTAAAGATCAGCCACGTGATCAGTTCTACCACTTGGATTGGCCAGAAGCTGGTCGTCCACAGTTAGAAGTATAA